A portion of the Cervus elaphus chromosome X, mCerEla1.1, whole genome shotgun sequence genome contains these proteins:
- the LOC122688972 gene encoding melanoma-associated antigen 10-like isoform X1, translating into MSSEGRDQVVPAEGSSRNQEAKAEDWHSCPEGREQSPGSTRSQGIPLVVEMSELSKPEEDHLQDPGEAQGPEEAQLLGAEAGEAASASASSPKVSSSATGESLSQEALKQMITRLMKFLLFKYRAKQLTSQAEMLKKVLRDNQEYFPVVFPQASQSLQLVCGVEVKEVDPREHTYVMVPILGLTCDEMLSSGRSMPKAGLLAVVLSLIMWGGDRAPEEKVWGALSKLGMSGGSVHCVFGEPRTLLTHVWVQQGYLEYRQVPYSHPARYEFLWGPRAYAETNKREVMAFLLKFKQMTLRAFPRQSAEAAREEDKEA; encoded by the exons AT GTCctcagaggggagggaccaggtcGTGCCAGCGGAAGG gagctccaggaaccaGGAGGCGAAAGCAGAGGACTGGCACTCGTGTCCTGAGGGCAGAGAGCAGAGTCCAGGCAGtaccaggagtcaag GCATCCCGCTCGTGGTCGAGATGAGTGAGCTGAGCAAGCCCGAGGAAGAccaccttcaggacccaggcgaggcccagggcccGGAGGAGGCGCAGCTCTTGGGGGCTGAGGCGGGGGAGGCTGCATCTGCCTCGGCCTCTTCCCCCAAAGTGTCCTCCTCAGCCACTGGGGAGTCCTTGTCCCAGGAAGCTCTGAAGCAGATGATAACTAGGCTGATGAAGTTCCTGCTCTTCAAGTATCGAGCCAAGCAGCTGacctcccaggcggaaatgctgaagaaggtcctcagggataaccaggagTACTTTCCTGTGGTCTTCCCCCAAGCCTCGCAGAGCCTGCAGCTGGTCTGTGGCGTGGAGGTGAAGGAGgtggaccccagggagcacaCCTACGTCAtggtccccatcctgggcctcacCTGTGATGAGATGCTGAGCAGTGGGCGGAGCATGCCCAAAGCTGGCCTCCTGGCAGTGGTCCTCAGCCTGATCATGTGGGGTGGAGACCGTGCCCCTGAGGAGAAGGTCTGGGGAGCACTCAGCAAATTGGGTATGTCAGGGGGGAGTGTGCACTGTGTCTTTGGGGAGCCCAGGACCCTTCTGACCCACGTGTGGGTGCAGCAGGGGTACCTGGAGTACCGGCAGGTGCCTTACAGCCACCCTgctcgctatgagttcctgtggggtccccgggcctatgCGGAGACCAACAAGCGGGAAGTCATGGCGTTTCTGCTCAAGTTCAAACAAATGACTTTGAGGGCCTTCCCACGGCAGTCTGCAGAGGCTGCGAGGGAGGAGGATAAGGAGGCCTGA
- the LOC122688972 gene encoding melanoma-associated antigen 10-like isoform X2, protein MSELSKPEEDHLQDPGEAQGPEEAQLLGAEAGEAASASASSPKVSSSATGESLSQEALKQMITRLMKFLLFKYRAKQLTSQAEMLKKVLRDNQEYFPVVFPQASQSLQLVCGVEVKEVDPREHTYVMVPILGLTCDEMLSSGRSMPKAGLLAVVLSLIMWGGDRAPEEKVWGALSKLGMSGGSVHCVFGEPRTLLTHVWVQQGYLEYRQVPYSHPARYEFLWGPRAYAETNKREVMAFLLKFKQMTLRAFPRQSAEAAREEDKEA, encoded by the coding sequence ATGAGTGAGCTGAGCAAGCCCGAGGAAGAccaccttcaggacccaggcgaggcccagggcccGGAGGAGGCGCAGCTCTTGGGGGCTGAGGCGGGGGAGGCTGCATCTGCCTCGGCCTCTTCCCCCAAAGTGTCCTCCTCAGCCACTGGGGAGTCCTTGTCCCAGGAAGCTCTGAAGCAGATGATAACTAGGCTGATGAAGTTCCTGCTCTTCAAGTATCGAGCCAAGCAGCTGacctcccaggcggaaatgctgaagaaggtcctcagggataaccaggagTACTTTCCTGTGGTCTTCCCCCAAGCCTCGCAGAGCCTGCAGCTGGTCTGTGGCGTGGAGGTGAAGGAGgtggaccccagggagcacaCCTACGTCAtggtccccatcctgggcctcacCTGTGATGAGATGCTGAGCAGTGGGCGGAGCATGCCCAAAGCTGGCCTCCTGGCAGTGGTCCTCAGCCTGATCATGTGGGGTGGAGACCGTGCCCCTGAGGAGAAGGTCTGGGGAGCACTCAGCAAATTGGGTATGTCAGGGGGGAGTGTGCACTGTGTCTTTGGGGAGCCCAGGACCCTTCTGACCCACGTGTGGGTGCAGCAGGGGTACCTGGAGTACCGGCAGGTGCCTTACAGCCACCCTgctcgctatgagttcctgtggggtccccgggcctatgCGGAGACCAACAAGCGGGAAGTCATGGCGTTTCTGCTCAAGTTCAAACAAATGACTTTGAGGGCCTTCCCACGGCAGTCTGCAGAGGCTGCGAGGGAGGAGGATAAGGAGGCCTGA
- the LOC122688973 gene encoding melanoma-associated antigen 10-like isoform X2, with the protein MSELSKPEEDHLQDPGEAQGPEEAQLLGAEAGEAASASASSPKVSSSATGESLSQEALKQMITRLMKFLLFKYRAKQLTSQAEMLKKVLRDNQEYFPVVFPQASQSLQLVCGVEVKEVDPREHTYVMVPILGLTCDEMLSSGRSMPKAGLLAVVLSLIMWGGDRAPEEKVWGALSKLGMSGGSVHCVFGEPRTLLTHVWVQQGYLEYRQVPYSHPARYEFLWGPRAYAETNKREVMAFLLKFKQMTLRAFPRQSAEAAREEDKEA; encoded by the coding sequence ATGAGTGAGCTGAGCAAGCCCGAGGAAGAtcaccttcaggacccaggcgaggcccagggcccGGAGGAGGCGCAGCTCTTGGGGGCTGAGGCGGGGGAGGCTGCATCTGCCTCGGCCTCTTCCCCCAAAGTGTCCTCCTCAGCCACTGGGGAGTCCTTGTCCCAGGAAGCTCTGAAGCAGATGATAACTAGGCTGATGAAGTTCCTGCTCTTCAAGTATCGAGCCAAGCAGCTGacctcccaggcggaaatgctgaagaaggtcctcagggataaccaggagTACTTTCCTGTGGTCTTCCCCCAAGCCTCGCAGAGCCTGCAGCTGGTCTGTGGCGTGGAGGTGAAGGAGgtggaccccagggagcacaCCTACGTCAtggtccccatcctgggcctcacCTGTGATGAGATGCTGAGCAGTGGGCGGAGCATGCCCAAAGCTGGCCTCCTGGCAGTGGTCCTCAGCCTGATCATGTGGGGTGGAGACCGTGCCCCTGAGGAGAAGGTCTGGGGAGCACTCAGCAAATTGGGTATGTCAGGGGGGAGTGTGCACTGTGTCTTTGGGGAGCCCAGGACCCTTCTGACCCACGTGTGGGTGCAGCAGGGGTACCTGGAGTACCGGCAGGTGCCTTACAGCCACCCTgctcgctatgagttcctgtggggtccccgggcctatgCGGAGACCAACAAGCGGGAAGTCATGGCGTTTCTGCTCAAGTTCAAACAAATGACTTTGAGGGCCTTCCCACGGCAGTCTGCAGAGGCTGCGAGGGAGGAGGATAAGGAGGCCTGA
- the LOC122688973 gene encoding melanoma-associated antigen 10-like isoform X1 → MSSEGRDQVVPAEGSSRNQEAKAEDWHSCPEGREQSPGSTRSQGIPLVVEMSELSKPEEDHLQDPGEAQGPEEAQLLGAEAGEAASASASSPKVSSSATGESLSQEALKQMITRLMKFLLFKYRAKQLTSQAEMLKKVLRDNQEYFPVVFPQASQSLQLVCGVEVKEVDPREHTYVMVPILGLTCDEMLSSGRSMPKAGLLAVVLSLIMWGGDRAPEEKVWGALSKLGMSGGSVHCVFGEPRTLLTHVWVQQGYLEYRQVPYSHPARYEFLWGPRAYAETNKREVMAFLLKFKQMTLRAFPRQSAEAAREEDKEA, encoded by the exons AT GTCctcagaggggagggaccaggtcGTGCCAGCGGAAGG gagctccaggaaccaGGAGGCGAAAGCAGAGGACTGGCACTCGTGTCCTGAGGGCAGAGAGCAGAGTCCAGGCAGtaccaggagtcaag GCATCCCGCTCGTGGTCGAGATGAGTGAGCTGAGCAAGCCCGAGGAAGAtcaccttcaggacccaggcgaggcccagggcccGGAGGAGGCGCAGCTCTTGGGGGCTGAGGCGGGGGAGGCTGCATCTGCCTCGGCCTCTTCCCCCAAAGTGTCCTCCTCAGCCACTGGGGAGTCCTTGTCCCAGGAAGCTCTGAAGCAGATGATAACTAGGCTGATGAAGTTCCTGCTCTTCAAGTATCGAGCCAAGCAGCTGacctcccaggcggaaatgctgaagaaggtcctcagggataaccaggagTACTTTCCTGTGGTCTTCCCCCAAGCCTCGCAGAGCCTGCAGCTGGTCTGTGGCGTGGAGGTGAAGGAGgtggaccccagggagcacaCCTACGTCAtggtccccatcctgggcctcacCTGTGATGAGATGCTGAGCAGTGGGCGGAGCATGCCCAAAGCTGGCCTCCTGGCAGTGGTCCTCAGCCTGATCATGTGGGGTGGAGACCGTGCCCCTGAGGAGAAGGTCTGGGGAGCACTCAGCAAATTGGGTATGTCAGGGGGGAGTGTGCACTGTGTCTTTGGGGAGCCCAGGACCCTTCTGACCCACGTGTGGGTGCAGCAGGGGTACCTGGAGTACCGGCAGGTGCCTTACAGCCACCCTgctcgctatgagttcctgtggggtccccgggcctatgCGGAGACCAACAAGCGGGAAGTCATGGCGTTTCTGCTCAAGTTCAAACAAATGACTTTGAGGGCCTTCCCACGGCAGTCTGCAGAGGCTGCGAGGGAGGAGGATAAGGAGGCCTGA